In Sphingobacteriaceae bacterium, the following proteins share a genomic window:
- a CDS encoding cupin — MEIIRNGSQPSTTGPADYFTGTVRIDPLITPPEPSRLSTALVTFEPGARTAWHTHPFGQTIIITSGFGWAQREGGKIEELRQGDVVYFMPNEKHWHGATKTTAMSHIAIQEKLNGSAVEWMEQVSEEQYKKASL, encoded by the coding sequence ATGGAAATTATACGAAACGGCTCACAACCTTCTACAACAGGTCCAGCAGACTATTTCACCGGTACGGTAAGAATTGACCCTTTGATTACGCCCCCTGAACCCTCTCGCTTATCAACAGCACTTGTTACTTTTGAACCAGGAGCACGCACTGCCTGGCACACGCATCCGTTCGGTCAAACCATCATCATAACATCCGGATTTGGATGGGCCCAACGCGAGGGTGGTAAAATTGAAGAACTTCGCCAGGGAGATGTTGTTTATTTTATGCCCAATGAAAAACACTGGCACGGTGCTACAAAAACCACCGCGATGAGTCATATCGCCATCCAGGAAAAATTAAACGGATCAGCTGTAGAATGGATGGAGCAGGTAAGCGAAGAGCAATACAAAAAAGCATCACTCTAA
- a CDS encoding YbhB/YbcL family Raf kinase inhibitor-like protein, which translates to MKKIMTTLAAAAVLSGSAIAQTFTLKSSELGGQLTNKQYANGMGFSGENQSPQLSWDNAPKETQSFAITIYDLDAPTGSGFWHWVVFNIPANVHELRSGAGDLTKHLMPEGAIQSNTDMGKPGYVGAAPNDGPAHRYVITVYALGKKLELDKNATPAYVGVNMYFATLAKASLLVYGQKH; encoded by the coding sequence ATGAAAAAAATCATGACAACATTAGCAGCAGCAGCCGTATTAAGCGGAAGTGCAATCGCACAAACTTTTACTTTAAAAAGTAGCGAACTCGGAGGACAATTAACAAATAAACAGTATGCAAACGGCATGGGATTCTCAGGCGAAAACCAATCTCCGCAACTTAGTTGGGACAACGCTCCTAAAGAAACTCAAAGTTTTGCCATAACGATTTATGATCTGGATGCACCAACCGGAAGCGGTTTTTGGCACTGGGTAGTATTTAATATACCAGCAAACGTGCACGAATTGAGATCTGGAGCTGGTGACTTAACAAAGCACTTAATGCCGGAAGGAGCTATTCAAAGTAATACAGATATGGGTAAGCCGGGGTATGTAGGTGCTGCTCCAAATGATGGACCTGCTCACCGTTATGTAATAACAGTTTATGCGCTTGGCAAAAAACTAGAACTTGATAAAAATGCAACTCCTGCATACGTTGGTGTCAATATGTACTTTGCTACTTTAGCCAAAGCATCTTTATTGGTATACGGTCAAAAGCACTAA
- a CDS encoding AraC family transcriptional regulator, translating into MKKDAFPSAIQKVTIGYYDSDVPKVNNRIKLEQNLFSFLLEGEKSVQYADAKITIDPSQFLLLSAGNCLMSEKTVAAGGRYRSVLIFFDNSTLVDFFIQHPLTLQPKNTTREENAIVVFKKDAFLTHFAESLVVMLSHDQPVSLKMMKVKLEELLLYISEHYPGQIQTLQNLSQREDTELLIRQAVSANIDSRTSVAELAFLCNMSLSTFKRRFVKIYQTSPNKWLIDKRMQKAANILKQGEQTASQIYLDLGYENLSSFVQSFKQVYGVTPKQYQLAN; encoded by the coding sequence ATGAAAAAAGACGCATTTCCTTCTGCTATTCAAAAAGTAACAATTGGCTATTACGACTCTGATGTTCCGAAAGTCAATAACCGTATTAAGTTAGAGCAGAATTTATTTAGTTTTTTATTAGAGGGAGAAAAGTCTGTTCAGTATGCAGATGCAAAAATAACTATTGATCCTTCTCAGTTTTTGTTGTTGTCGGCGGGAAATTGTTTAATGAGTGAAAAAACAGTAGCTGCCGGTGGCCGTTACAGAAGTGTATTGATTTTCTTTGACAACAGCACGTTAGTTGATTTTTTTATACAACACCCATTAACTCTTCAACCCAAAAATACTACGCGGGAAGAAAATGCAATAGTAGTTTTTAAAAAAGATGCGTTTCTTACTCATTTTGCTGAATCGCTTGTAGTAATGCTCAGTCATGACCAACCCGTTTCGCTTAAGATGATGAAGGTAAAGCTGGAAGAATTACTGCTCTACATTAGTGAACATTATCCCGGGCAAATACAGACACTTCAAAATTTAAGTCAGCGGGAAGACACTGAACTTCTTATCAGGCAGGCTGTAAGTGCTAATATCGATTCGCGCACTAGCGTAGCAGAGTTAGCGTTTTTATGTAACATGAGCCTTTCTACTTTTAAAAGACGTTTCGTGAAAATTTATCAAACTTCACCTAACAAATGGCTGATTGATAAACGCATGCAAAAGGCAGCAAACATACTCAAACAAGGCGAACAAACTGCCAGCCAGATCTATCTCGACCTTGGCTATGAAAATCTATCGAGTTTTGTCCAATCATTTAAGCAAGTTTACGGCGTAACTCCAAAACAATATCAGTTGGCTAATTGA
- a CDS encoding heat-shock protein Hsp20, producing the protein MLMPSMENLFSSFFGNDLTNKDYAAYVPSVNITENEKSYSIEAAAPGFEKQDFNVQLEEGILTIRGEHKQESEFNHKTFVRKEFNYGSFSRSFNLVDLVDEEKIDAKYENGVLKIELPKKENKNIKNVTQIQIQ; encoded by the coding sequence ATGCTGATGCCATCGATGGAAAATTTGTTCAGTAGTTTCTTTGGTAATGATCTTACGAATAAAGATTATGCCGCTTATGTACCATCGGTTAATATTACCGAGAATGAAAAGAGTTACAGCATCGAAGCAGCGGCCCCCGGCTTTGAAAAACAAGATTTTAATGTGCAGCTCGAAGAAGGAATTCTAACCATTAGAGGCGAGCACAAACAGGAAAGTGAATTCAATCATAAGACCTTTGTACGCAAAGAGTTTAACTATGGATCATTTAGCCGCAGTTTTAATCTTGTAGACCTTGTGGATGAAGAAAAGATAGACGCTAAGTACGAAAATGGGGTCTTAAAAATTGAGCTTCCAAAAAAAGAGAACAAAAACATAAAAAATGTCACACAGATTCAGATTCAATAA
- a CDS encoding transposase, protein MDPSYNDFLKMVLPEAICDYFELTGYKKDSERERIDLYLQEISNVPSEYARARLTSKGFFDQVTIQDFPIRGHNVFLHVKRRRWLNEDTGKVVFRNWDVITKGTRITNDFAAFLKEIS, encoded by the coding sequence ATGGACCCGTCCTACAATGACTTTTTAAAAATGGTATTGCCTGAAGCTATTTGCGATTATTTTGAACTCACAGGTTATAAAAAAGACTCAGAACGCGAGCGCATTGATTTGTATTTACAGGAGATAAGCAATGTTCCTTCAGAATACGCGAGAGCTAGATTAACTTCAAAAGGATTTTTTGACCAGGTAACAATCCAAGATTTTCCCATTCGTGGACATAATGTTTTTCTGCACGTGAAACGTCGTCGCTGGCTTAATGAAGATACAGGAAAGGTAGTTTTCCGTAATTGGGATGTCATAACAAAAGGCACGCGAATCACAAACGATTTTGCGGCTTTTTTAAAAGAAATTAGTTGA